Part of the Chloroflexota bacterium genome is shown below.
GCTCATGGCAGCGATGACGACGATTGGCACGCTGTCGATGATCAGGCATTAAGTTTATTAATCGCCGAACAAATTGGCAATTGGATTACCGCAGGCCAAATGTTCACTGCCTACGATATAACGATGGCCTTGCGCAGCGCCAACCCACGCTTGATCATCAAGCATGAACGGGTACGACCATTAGTCCATGAAGTGATGGCCTCGGCGGTGGTCAGCGGCTTGTACGAACGCGAAAGCGCCTCGTTCAATAGCAATCAAGCCACGCGCTACTTGCCAATTGAAGCCTAAATCAGAACATAGATCATAGAGCAAAGAACATAGAGTATCGAAACCGCGAAGAACACGAAGATCGCAAAAATTAACTAGGTGGTATGTTTGAGTTGCCGCTAAATGGAATAGGACGATACATCCAACCTTCGTGCGCTTCGTGTCCTTCGTGGTTAACGGTCTCTAATCTCTAATCCCTCGTTTAGCGCTCGGCAAAATGCTCGACTGGCTCACGGGGCACGCGGGGTAAGATTGCCGAAACAACTTCATAGGCATTCGTCCCCAACCACTCAGCCACTTCCTCGGCGCGAATTTGATCAGTACCCTGTTGACCGATCAGCACCACCTGATCGCCACGTTGCACAGCATCAAGTTCGGTCACATCGATCATGGCATAATCCATACAAACCCGCCCGACGACTGGCACGCGCTGACCATGAATCAGTACTTCGCGCCACGGCTGGGGTGCACGCCGAAATCCATCGGCATAGCCGACCGGAATTGTGGCAATGCGCGAGATGCGGCTAGTGACAAAGGTACAGCCATATGAAATTGGGCTGCCTGCTGGCAACTCGCGCACTTGAGCTACCTCAGTCTGGAATTCTAAAACTGGCTGAAGATTCAAATGCACATCGCTGCTTGGGTCGATGCCATATAAGGCTATTCCGGCTCGCACCATATCATAGCGAGCACTTGGATGAACCATGGCCGCAGCACTATTGGCGGTATGCACCACAGGCGGTCGTAATCCACGCTGAGTTAATTGATCAAGTAGCGTTTGAAAACGTTGCAGTTGCAAGCCAAAAAAGCTTGCATCAGCCTCATCGGCGTTGGCAAAATGGGTGAAAATGCCGACAACCTCAATGCCCGCTAAGCCTTGCAACCATTCGATAAAATCTACCGCTTGCTCAACCGCCAAGCCCAATCGGGCCATGCCGGTATCAATTTTGATGTGCACCTGGGCTTTTAGACCCAAGGCTAAGGCCTGTTCATGCAACGATTGAGCAACATGGCGATCAAATAATGCTACGCTGATCCGATTGAGCAGGACTTCGCGCATTTGCCAAGCTGGCGTATAGCCCAAAATCAAGATTGGCGCGGCAATATCAGCTTGGCGCAAATGGAGTGCTTCGCCCAAGGTTGCTACCGCCAACGAGCTTGCCCCATTTAATAAGACGGTGCGGGCTGAACGAACTGCACCATGGCCATAAGCATCGGCTTTAAGCACCGCCATGACAGGTACGCCGACGGCCTGGCGAATGCGCTGGACATTGCTCGCCAAGGCATCAAGATCAATCCGCACCGTCGTGGGTCGATCGGGCAGGCCAATGCGCACATTGCGCCAAACATGCTCTTGGCGCACCAAAACCTGACGTGGATCAGCTTCAGGAGCCAACAAGCCTGCGACGACATGTTCCATCCGTGCTTCAGCCGCCCCCTTGACCAACACCAAATCACCTGCACCAAGATCGGTTGGGACAGCCGCTAACACCGCCGCCGCACTATGCACGCTCATGGTGTTAATTTGATAACCGTAAGTTGCGCTTGCTTCACGGGCACTGGTAGCAGCAAGCGCAGCTTGGTCGCCTTTAGTAATCAGTAAATCAACATTTTGGGCAGCAATTTGACCCGCTTGTTGATGAAAGCGAGCACTGGCAGTACCCAATTCAGCCATATCACCGAGGATCGCAATCCGGCGGCGAGCAGGCAACGACCCAAGCGTTTGCAAGGCTGCATACACCGATTCGGGCGCAGCATTAAAGGTATCATCAATAATGGTTGCGCCATTGCGGCCAGCCAACGGATTGAAACGGCCATGGGCTGGGCGCAAATCAGCCAAGGCCTCCTGCATTTCGGCCAAACTCAGGCCAGCAACATGGCCAACAGCGATCGCAACGGCGGCGGCCTGAACACTTGGCACGCCACTTGCTAGGAGTTGAATACGTTCAGGGGCATGTTCAGGTATGTGGATAGTGAATCGGGTTGACTGAACAGTGCTGGTCACATTGCCCCAACGAATTTCACACGCTGCATTCTGCCCAACCCGCAGAAGGCGAGCGTGCGTTCGTTCAGCCATTGCAGCCACAAGAGGATCGTCGCCATTCAAGATTGCGTAACCGTGGGCGGGTAACTGTTGAATAATCGCGGCTTTTTCGTGGGCAATCGCGGCTTGTGAGCCAAATGCCCCAAAATGAGCCGAACCAACATTGGTGACAATCCCAATCTCGGGGGGGAAAAGCTGACACAGCTGGGCAATCTCGCCTGGGTGATCAGCCCCGAACTCTAAAACTGCCCATTGCTGAGCCGCAAGCTCGGCCATGGTCACCGATAAGCCTAAATCGGCATTGAACGAACGTGGGCTACGCAACACCGAGTAGCGGCTTGCCAACACATGGGCAATCGCTCGTTTGGTTGATGTTTTACCAACGCTGCCAGTAATTGCTACTGTGCGCGGCGCGTGTTTGGCAAACTGAGCCTTAGCCCAGCTGCGCAATAAGATTAAAGGATCGTTACAAATTATCATGGTGATTGATGCAGGAATGACGCTAGGTGCATATTGACAGACCACTCCGGTTGCCCCAGCGGCAATTGCATCGCGAATAAAACCATGGCCATCGGCCCGCGCTGTTTGTAGCGCAATAAACAAATTACCAGTTTGGGCTAGGCGTGAGTCATAGGCCCAACCTGACCATTGTATTTGGTCGCCAGCTTGGGCTATATGTGCTCCAGCAGCGATTAAATCAGCAACGTGAATCATTTAATTCCTACCAACTACCAAGCCTAATCGAGCATGTTAGGCCAGCGATCTACACCATGCTATCCCACATGGCTTCCCTACTTATGGGGATGCATTATAGCCAAAATTGGCGACCTTCGTCCTATCAGGATATGTGCATAGCGCCAAGTAGAACGGTTGTATAATCGCAGTGTGTGTTGGTATTTTATCTCGTGGAGGGATGTTTTATGCAACGGATTCGGGTAGTGCTACGCGAAGTGGCGCAACAAAAGGGGTTCAACATCACATCACTGGCCGACGCTGCCAAAGTCAACCCTGAAACGGTTCGCAAACTGTGGCACGATGAATCGAAGCGCATCGACCGCGAGAACCTTGAGAAAATCGCTAATGCGCTCCAAGTTAGCCCGCTAATGCTGCTCTCAGTTGGCGGTAAGGAATGAGAAACAATGAAGGTCGGGGTTACCCGACCTTCATTGTTTCTAGCGGTAGAATATTCAGCAGATTTCATTGACAGCGAGGGGTAGCCATGCTATGATCGCAGTATACAAAAAATTTGCTCCATTATATGCGAAAGTCGGCTCCATGCCGTGCGCTCGGTAAACGAGCCTAGCTATAATGGAGTAATTTTATTTAACTCAAAATTATTTTTTCGATCATAAAATTTTTCACGTTCTCTTGCTTTTGTATCGTATAAATCGAAAATGAGACTAATTTTTGAACGCACAATATCAATATAACGAATTTCACGATAGATAAATGCTCGCTGAACTGCCCAATTCATATAATCAATAATTGATAAACAAGGCTCAGCACTAGGAGTTTGCGCATAAATCTGGCGTTGATTATCTATTGTACGATTATTTTTTTGCTCAAACTTGGCTACTGCTTGATTGATTGCTTCATCAAGTCGTTCTTGGCGAGTACTGGAACCACGTTGTGAAAAATAAATATGATTTGTGTGATGCAGATGTAAATTATTTTGAAATAATAGGCTCACTAGGTGATGATAAAACTCGCCTTCCTTCGCTTGAAAGTTATTCCGAAAAACTTTTTCTACTTTTCGCGCAACCACAAATTGCGCACTAAAATCCATCGTGGCAAGTTCTTCAAAGAAACTGTCACGAATCTTGGCAACATCATTCTTTGCATGAAAAGCCTTCTTCGTTTTAGCTAATGATGGAATTTGTTGGTATTCAGGATTATTCACAACAGATTGATGAAATTGCCAAACCTGGTTGCGTAAAAGTGAAGGATTATTGGTTTTAATAAAGCCAAGCAGTAATATTTTAGAGCATCCCTGTTCGCCAACAATCAAGTTGCCACGTTTATCATAAAACGTTGGATCACCAGATTCATCCACGAAAAAATAACAATCATTTGGCTTCATGCCGGCCACCCTAGCTAGTTTGATCGTTCAATATCATACCTAAAATTGAGGGCTGAACAAACTATAGGATTAACCCATAGTCATTCAGCCCTCAACAGATTCAGGCATCCAACTCGTTTACAAGAAATCGATTTCGCAGGCACCTGACATACAGGCCAATTCTTGGGCTGCCGTGGTCAAATCTTCTTCTTCGTAGCGATAGACTTTCGAGAAGTCGATTGGCGGGAATTCTGCCGCCAGTTTTTCGTATTCTTCGCGGCCAATCTCCACATACGGCATTTGGGCATAATTGGCATCAAACGATGGCAAGAAGGCCATCCCTCCAATTACCTCGCGGTTTTCCCAAATCCACTTCATGACTTCCATTACTTCATCGGGCTTGTAGGTAATCGTCACCGATGGATTGTGCTCAGTCCAATTGAGTTTGTTTTGCAACCAATAGTTACATTGCTCAATCGCCCCACGGCTGTTACGCGTGATGGCATTTTCGGGCGCTTTGACTGGGAAGTGCACCACCCAGGTCGTGGCATCATCACGGGTTTGGCCATTTTCAGGGTCCATTGGCACGCCAGCATCACGCAACACTTTGTAAATTGGTGAGTGGGTGCTGACCCGCACGTTGCGAATGTAATAGGGTGCCCAGCGTGAGTGCAAACCTGAAGCACAATCGAGCAGTTGGCTGCTGTTGCCACTTGGCTTGACACAGGTGATCGATACCGATTGATTGATGCCCAACTTTTCGGCATACTCGCGGTTGACTTCGACCGCAATTTCTAGCAAACGGCGCTGAACTTCGGGATCTTGCGCGACTTTGCTATCCATTTGGCCAGTGATGTCTACGCCGAGCAAGCGTTCTTCTTGGCAGTTTTCCGACCACTGAGGCCGCAAGCCTGGGAAGTGGGTCGCCATCGATTGAATCGTACCGATAATCGTAGCAACCTCGACTTTTTCGCGCAATGTTTCAAAGGTATCGTCGGCGCGGGCGACCGCTGCCGTCAAATTACAAAACTGGTAGGGCCGCAGAATAATTTCGCCACCAAAACTGTTACCTGCTCTTGCGAGCCGCCACAACCATTTCTGTTGTGGTCTGCACCTTCAATCGGTTATACGTGCAGTTCAGAGTGCGTCACCAACTCGACTGAGTTGCCCCTTGTCACTCGTTCGCGGCTTCCCTTGCGGGCGATCCGACGACGTTACCTACTTCTAGGCTTCCATCGTTATTCAGGGTTTTCCTAGGTTGTCACCAACTTAGGCCGCTAGGCTCAACGGATTCGTGCCAAATTCGGCGGGCTTACGACGGCTTGGGCGCATATCGATCGCGCTTTGGCGATTGAAGATGCCAGGTTCGCCGCGACCAGACTTAACCATCGCCAAGACTTGCTCGATAATTTCGAGTTGGGTCAAGCCACTTGCTGGCCAAACTGCCGAGTTGTTGGCGTTCCAGCGTTGGCTATTTTCGCGGTCGAAATCACCATCTTTGGCGGTCAGCATATCGTGATCATCATAATCGAACAGACTGATCATTGCTGTGCGACGCACGCCACCACTGACCGCTGCATTGCCAACCGAGCACATAATGTCGTGGGCATCGATTGAGCGCAGGAATGAACCTTGGCGAGCCAAAACCCGTGAGCGAGCAAAATCGAGCATTTGACGGAACGGCTCAGGCCCAGAGGCACGACCACCTTTGATCCGCAAGGGAGCGCCAGCAGGCCGTAATTGCGAAAGATCAAAGGTTACATCATTGCCAGCGAACCAGGTTTCTAAGCCAAAGCGCAGTGCTTCAGCCCAGCCCTCAGCCGAATCTTCGACCACATATTGGCTAGCTGGTGCGCCAGATTGACGCTTGACCCGTGGGAATTGCTCAATGTATTTATGTTCGACTGAGAAGCCCACGCCACAACCGCTCATCGAAATAATCAGCGCCTCAACAAACGAGTCGATGCTATCGACTGGTAAATACGAGCAGTTATAAATGGCAATATTGTTGCGGCGAGCAGCTGGTCCAGCCATCGCCAACAAACGCATCGAAGGCATCGCCCGCATTTCGAGAATAGCTTGGCGCACGCGGTTGTAATCGGCATCGTCAAGTTTATTGTCAGAAATTTCGCGCAAGAAATTGACCGAGCGATCGACTGTTTCGATCCAAGTTTCGCGGCGACCTAAATCGTAATCGAAGCGCGAGTATTTATCAAAAAATTGAAATTTTTGCAACGGCGAGGGGAAATATTGATCCGATTCGGCAAACGCATGGCGAATCGCTTCGGGAACAGGGCGTTGCTCACGCTTTTTGGCATGCTCGGCGCGATAGAGAATATAGCTCTTGGCGGCTTCGAACTCGCCAGCAGCTTGCAACATCACCTCAACCGTATCTTGCACGGCCTCGACGGTTGGGGTCGTGGTATATTTGGCAGCCAAAATATTGACCACGCGCTGGGCCAATTCGGCAACGGTGGTATGCGGTTGACGGCCTAAACCAGCAAAACAGCGGGTCAAAGCGCGTTCAATCCGGGCCACATCAAACGTCACCTCACGACCATCACGCTTGATGATTGTGGTTGGCGGCGCTACTTGGCGGTCATCGAGCGAGGTCAACGTGACCTGTTCCGTCATAACCAAGTCCTTTCAAACATCCAAAATAAAGACAACAAAAAATTAAGGGTGCAATCAAAATGTGATTGTTCCCATTGTTGGAGTAAGTATTGCTTGGTTGCGTGTGCATTTAACGCAGAGGCGCAGAGCAATCGATTTAATTTGGTTGCATTGGGGCAACCATGAATACCTAGAGAGTGAGCCTTCCCATTAAAAAACAGCAAGTAGAGAGTGCTGGCTCTTACTTACTGTACAAACTCAAAAAAACTGCGTTACATGCCGTAACGCCACTGTAAATCTACTCTGTAACCTGTGCTTAGTTGAAAGCAATGAAGTGTTGTGCAATCCAATATATAGTATGTCTTTTTAGCTGTCAACACTAGATGTAGTGTTTTTTATGGTAAAGTGTGCTAAAAAACGAGGTCTCATCGTTGGCTATTTAGCAGATTATAACGGTGCAAAACTTGCTTATCCACAAAGTATAAACAGGCCCGCAAACCGATTTTAACCAAGATGAGAGAATCCTAAATTGGACAAAATCACCCCTAAGGGTGAAACCATTCGTGGGATTTGAACTATCATCATTTAAATGTAATGTACCAACGCGAGGGTTTGGCTCTATAATAGGCCTAGCGATTTTAGACAAGGTATGTTTATGGCGCAAGCAAACCAGCCCAAACCAACAATTGCTTGGAGTTTGATCGGCGGACTGGCGCTAGGTCCAATTCTGCTGATCATTCTGCGGCTGTTTCCTGCGCTCGATCTGCGGATTCAATCGCCAGCTGGCCATTTTTGGATTGTTACCAGTGCCTTGCTGGTTGGTCTTTTGATGATTGGCCTAGTAATTCGGGCAGCCTTGGTGCGACGCGATGGCCGAGCGCTAATGCTTGGTTTTGGCTTTTTGGCCATGTCGCTGATGTTTCTAATTCATGCGATCGCCACGCCAGGCGTGATGTTTGAAAATACCTCGGTCGCAACCCAGTGGTCAACTCCGTTGGCGCTGTTGGTGGCGGCCATTATTTTTGCCTTGAGCATGAGCCAGCGGCTTGCCGAGGGTTTGATTCGCTGGTGGGGGCGTTGGTTGGCGCTTGGCAGCAGCCTGTGGTTGGCCTATGCTGGATTGATGCTGATCTACATTCCCAATACCGTGATGCCAGCAATTCAAGCTCCAACCACCCAAGCTGGTCAGGTCAGTCAACATGGCTACGACGAATATGGCGATGCGTATGGGTATGGCGATGAAGCTGATCCTACACCAGCCGCAACCACCCAGCCAACCCAAAGCAGCCAAGCAACTTACGATGAGTATGGCGATAAATATGATTATGGTTATGGCGACGACGAAAGTGCTGCCGCGCCACTGGGCACACCGCAACCAACCAGCGCCGCCAGCCCACATTCCCTGCATAGCCAAATGCGTAGTTTGGCCCCAACAATCTTTCCGTTTGTGGTTTGGCTCACCGTAGCGCTCTTCGGCTGGACGGCATGGTTTTATGGTAAGCAATGGCGAGAAACTCCAACCCTGCCACTAGCAACCTTTGTAATTGCGGCGATTCTCTTGGCAGAAACGGCCTTGGCTGCGTTGTATGGCGAGCTTTGGCAGCTTTCGTTTTGGAGCTATCACGTCTTGTTGTTGGCGGCAATTGGTACAATTACCTATGGCGTAATTCGCGGGGTTGAACGAACTGGCTCGTTGACCAGCGCGGTTGAGGGTTTGTTGCTCAATAGCACCTTGCAACGCCAACAAGCGGGCTTTCAAAATGCCATGAGCCAATTGTTGAATGCGTTTGAGGCAGGCGACCGCACAGCGAGCCAACATTTACGCCGTGAGCTGAGCCAACGCTTTGCCCTCGCCGAAGATCAGCTTGATCTATTACAACATGCCGTGGGCTTGGTCGAGCAAGATCGCGAGCAAGGCCGCCGTTTGCAAGCCTTGGTCGATATTAGCCATACGGTAACGCTTGAACTCGAAGCCGATGCCTTGATTAGTCGGGTTATCGCCAGTTTAGCGAATATGTTGCAGCCAGCCTTGGCCGCAGTTGGCTTGCTTGAGGCTGAGCAGTTACAAATTCAGGCGCAACATTATTTGATCAAAGGCGAACCATCGCATCAAAGCCTGAGCCTGCCGCTTAGCGCCTTTCCGATGGAATGGCTGACCGTCACCGATTTGCCCTATATCAGCGCTCTAACTGGCCCACTCAAGCCTTTAGCAGTCAATCTACAACCAGCCTACCTGATTCCATTGCAACATCATACTCAGTTGATTGGGATTTTATTTCTGCAATTGAATGCCGATCAAGCTATCGATGCCCGCAGTGAGGGCGTGTTGCAATCGGTTGCGGCCCATCTCGCCACAGGTATCACCAACAGTCGCTTGTATAGTGCCCTGCAAACTGAGCATCAACAATTACAACGCAGCGAGCAACTGCGCGAACAGATGAACCAGATGGTTGTGCACGATCTCAAAAATCCGCTGACTGTGATTATTAATTATCTTGATTTGTTGCGTCGCCAAGCACTGCCAGAGAGCCAACGCGAATTGGTCGAGGGTGCTCGGCGTTCATCACGCACGTTGGTGGGCTTGGTTTCCGATTTGTTGGATACAGCGCGGTTGCAAGAAGGCCATATGAGCATCAACCGTGAGCATGTGCCAATCGCTCCGCTCTTGCATAATGTGGCCAATGAGTTGCGTTCATGGGCTGAGCAAGAGGCCAAAATTATCTCGATTCAGGCCGACCCTGAGTTGTATGCAACGATCGATGGCGATTTGATGCGGCGGGTACTGAGCAATTTACTATCAAACGCAATCAAACACACGCCAATCCAAACTGAAATTAAATTAATTGCCTACCAAGCCGATAGCCAAATTAGCTTCCAAGTGGCCGATAATGGCCCAGGCATCCCCGAAGCGTTGCAAGCATCGTTATTTGATCGCTTTACGATTTTGAATGAGCAGAATCATACCCGCCAACGCAGTACAGGCTTGGGCTTGTATTTTTGCAAATTAGCGGTTGAAGCTCACGAAGGGGAAATTGGCGTGGTCAGTAATCCAACAGCAGGCACAATTTTTACGATCACCATGCCACATCATAATTAAGCGCCAGCAACTTTGAGCGCCACCAGGGTAATATCGTCGTGCTGGGGGTGCTCGCCGATAAATTGATTAATTTCGTTGATCAC
Proteins encoded:
- a CDS encoding helix-turn-helix transcriptional regulator, coding for MQRIRVVLREVAQQKGFNITSLADAAKVNPETVRKLWHDESKRIDRENLEKIANALQVSPLMLLSVGGKE
- a CDS encoding GAF domain-containing protein, with the protein product MAQANQPKPTIAWSLIGGLALGPILLIILRLFPALDLRIQSPAGHFWIVTSALLVGLLMIGLVIRAALVRRDGRALMLGFGFLAMSLMFLIHAIATPGVMFENTSVATQWSTPLALLVAAIIFALSMSQRLAEGLIRWWGRWLALGSSLWLAYAGLMLIYIPNTVMPAIQAPTTQAGQVSQHGYDEYGDAYGYGDEADPTPAATTQPTQSSQATYDEYGDKYDYGYGDDESAAAPLGTPQPTSAASPHSLHSQMRSLAPTIFPFVVWLTVALFGWTAWFYGKQWRETPTLPLATFVIAAILLAETALAALYGELWQLSFWSYHVLLLAAIGTITYGVIRGVERTGSLTSAVEGLLLNSTLQRQQAGFQNAMSQLLNAFEAGDRTASQHLRRELSQRFALAEDQLDLLQHAVGLVEQDREQGRRLQALVDISHTVTLELEADALISRVIASLANMLQPALAAVGLLEAEQLQIQAQHYLIKGEPSHQSLSLPLSAFPMEWLTVTDLPYISALTGPLKPLAVNLQPAYLIPLQHHTQLIGILFLQLNADQAIDARSEGVLQSVAAHLATGITNSRLYSALQTEHQQLQRSEQLREQMNQMVVHDLKNPLTVIINYLDLLRRQALPESQRELVEGARRSSRTLVGLVSDLLDTARLQEGHMSINREHVPIAPLLHNVANELRSWAEQEAKIISIQADPELYATIDGDLMRRVLSNLLSNAIKHTPIQTEIKLIAYQADSQISFQVADNGPGIPEALQASLFDRFTILNEQNHTRQRSTGLGLYFCKLAVEAHEGEIGVVSNPTAGTIFTITMPHHN
- the alr gene encoding alanine racemase: MIHVADLIAAGAHIAQAGDQIQWSGWAYDSRLAQTGNLFIALQTARADGHGFIRDAIAAGATGVVCQYAPSVIPASITMIICNDPLILLRSWAKAQFAKHAPRTVAITGSVGKTSTKRAIAHVLASRYSVLRSPRSFNADLGLSVTMAELAAQQWAVLEFGADHPGEIAQLCQLFPPEIGIVTNVGSAHFGAFGSQAAIAHEKAAIIQQLPAHGYAILNGDDPLVAAMAERTHARLLRVGQNAACEIRWGNVTSTVQSTRFTIHIPEHAPERIQLLASGVPSVQAAAVAIAVGHVAGLSLAEMQEALADLRPAHGRFNPLAGRNGATIIDDTFNAAPESVYAALQTLGSLPARRRIAILGDMAELGTASARFHQQAGQIAAQNVDLLITKGDQAALAATSAREASATYGYQINTMSVHSAAAVLAAVPTDLGAGDLVLVKGAAEARMEHVVAGLLAPEADPRQVLVRQEHVWRNVRIGLPDRPTTVRIDLDALASNVQRIRQAVGVPVMAVLKADAYGHGAVRSARTVLLNGASSLAVATLGEALHLRQADIAAPILILGYTPAWQMREVLLNRISVALFDRHVAQSLHEQALALGLKAQVHIKIDTGMARLGLAVEQAVDFIEWLQGLAGIEVVGIFTHFANADEADASFFGLQLQRFQTLLDQLTQRGLRPPVVHTANSAAAMVHPSARYDMVRAGIALYGIDPSSDVHLNLQPVLEFQTEVAQVRELPAGSPISYGCTFVTSRISRIATIPVGYADGFRRAPQPWREVLIHGQRVPVVGRVCMDYAMIDVTELDAVQRGDQVVLIGQQGTDQIRAEEVAEWLGTNAYEVVSAILPRVPREPVEHFAER